A section of the Styela clava chromosome 9, kaStyClav1.hap1.2, whole genome shotgun sequence genome encodes:
- the LOC120338976 gene encoding two pore channel protein 2-like, which produces MKLNTMSTSAKIVNGRTSSSMPLLSAEESNVDNQNLEGSSSVSGSSLNSDNNSAGEDASRSSQRTETENNEKDLSILQGVVLLEDAIYYRSIHHRMDAFSIRLYRWYHSSPVKWSIYAVIFFLLFLAFLEEPSSLVWSTDPRQQLTRYTFPAGLLEGVEFACLLMLLTSTIIQSYLAADMQNKRDFPKKQPWLTGSFIVVFLALTDIIISLALGNNVYRWRFRRLLRPYFLAGSSTMLKKTLKCIRNTLPEIASVLTLLLLHVYFFMMLGMLCFPRGGHRSVGNETHSELNNTEWREYFRSIDTAFMSLLVLLTTANNPDVMMPSYSDNRLYAIYFIVFSLIGTYLIFNLLTAVVYNQFRGYFQNSMQSSHSRRCVAFSAAYVVLSDSELHGTTDSAEDDEPSTLMDHDNMSTVSMTKLKKVLSQVSMRPEQRTAVHHNILNLGSDLERINKVDFHQVFSNIDSLVTSEVLRVASMEMSDRTCRKRVQVLVLHPAFNIIGNIMVLLNAILVTVEIAIHYEIAFREVFSRLNVVNYIFAAFYLVEQTLKVIALGKRYFLTLSDVYDGMITVALIIVETIQLARYGGKPDAIIVTGISLWDLARIINILVILRLLRIIPNFKPMAVVTTTLLEIMRNLSSFAGVLAIIYYIFAIIGMIFFEGKTDPLTPPAVNNSNSTFPHLAQPDHFKCGTFEQLQYWANNFNDFASSLVVLWDVMVVNNWGVFLDMYTRRVGEWSQLYFIIWWIVSVVISVNLFIALILDHFIAKWDRVHEAHHLQRLGRRGTVQALFLSSMHDPSPSEINKELLKHPYLRWHVSSPS; this is translated from the exons ATGAAGTTGAACACAATGTCGACATCTGCCAAAATTGTAAATGGTAGAACTTCATCAAGTATGCCATTACTAAGTGCAGAAGAATCAAATGTTGACAATCAGAATCTCGAAGGATCTTCTAGTGTGAGTGGAAGCTCATTGAATAGTGATAATAATTCAGCTGGAGAAGATGCTTCCAGAAGTAGTCAAAGAACTGAaactgaaaacaatgaaaaagatCTTTCAATTTTACAAGGAGTTGTTTTACTTGAAGATGCAATTTATTATCGGAGTATTCATCACAGGATGGACGCCTTTTCGATTCGTTTGTATCGCTGGTACCATTCGTCTCCGGTGAAATGGTCAATTTATGCTGttatattttttcttctttttcttgcATTTTTGGAAGAACCCTCTTCACTAGTTTGGTCAACTGATCCTCGACAGCAACTCACAAG ATACACATTTCCTGCTGGATTATTGGAAGGAGTTGAGTTTGCTTGTTTGTTAATGTTGCTGACATCAACGATTATACAATCTTATCTTGCTGCAGATATGCAAAACAAACGAGACTTCCCAAAGAAGCAGCCATGGTTAACAGGGAGTTTCATTGTGGTGTTTTTGGCGCTTACAGATATCATTATATCACTGGCTCTCGGAAATAATGTTTATAG ATGGAGATTTCGACGACTTTTACGTCCATATTTCTTGGCAGGAAGTTCaacaatgttaaaaaaaacactGAAATGCATACGAAACACATTGCCTGAAATAGCATCTGTTTTAACTTTGTTACTTTTACATGTTTACTTTTTTATGATGCTGGGAATGTTGTGCTTCCCAAGG GGGGGTCACAGAAGTGTTGGGAATGAGACACACAGTGAATTAAACAATACAGAATGGAGGGAGTATTTTAGATCGATCGATACTGCATTCATGTCATTACTTGTGTTGTTAACAACAGCCAACAACCCAGATGTTATGATGCCGTCTTATTCAGATAACAG gctttatgcaatttattttattgtgttctcTCTTATTGGaacatatctcattttcaaTCTTCTTACTGCCGTTGTTTATAACCAATTCCGAGGGTATTTTCAGAACTCGATGCAG tcaAGTCACTCAAGGCGGTGTGTTGCATTTTCTGCTGCTTATGTGGTGTTATCAGACAGTGAACTTCATGGAACAACAGACTCGGCAGAAGACGACGAACCTTCTACATTGATGGATCATGATAACATGAG CACTGTAAGTATGACAAAGTTGAAGAAAGTTCTATCTCAAGTTTCAATGCGACCTGAACAACGCACAGCAGTTCATCACAATATATTGAATCTGGGTTCTGATTTAGAGAGAATTAATAAGGTTGATTTTCATCAAGTGTTCAGCAATATTGATTCTCTTGTAACTTCTGAAGTTTTACGAGTTGCATCAATGG aAATGTCAGATAGAACATGTCGGAAAAGAGTTCAAGTTCTTGTTCTACATCCTGCATTCAATATTATTGGCAACATAATGGTCTTGTTAAATGCAATTCTGGTCACTGTCGAAATTGCAATTCATTATGAAATAGCCTTTCGAGAAGTTTTCAGTCGACTCAATGtagtaaattatatttttgcag CATTTTATTTAGTTGAACAAACTTTGAAAGTAATTGCTCTtggaaaaagatattttttgacTTTAAGTGATGTTTATGATGGAATGATCACAGTGGCTTTAATCATTGTTGAAACAATACAACTCGCAAGATATGGAGGAAA GCCCGATGCAATAATAGTTACTGGAATATCGTTATGGGATTTAGCAAGAATTATCAACATCTTGGTTATATTGAGGTTACTAAGAATCATTCCAAACTTCAAACCAATGGCTGTTGTTACAACAACTCTGCTTGAAATCATGAGAAATCTTTCCTCATTCGCTGGAGTTCTAGcaatcatttattatatatttgcaATCATTGGAATGATATTTTTTGAAGGAAAAACTGATCCGCTGACACCACCTGCTGTTAACA attCAAATTCAACATTTCCTCATCTTGCCCAACCTGATCATTTCAAATGTGGAACGTTTGAACAGCTCCAATATTGGGCTAACAATTTTAATGACTTTGCCTCTTCATTG gttGTTTTATGGGATGTTATGGTTGTCAATAACTGGGGTGTCTTTTTGGATATGTATACTCGTCGTGTCGGAGAATGGTCacaattatatttcattatatgGTGGATTGTATCTGTTGTCATATCAGTCAATCTATTCATCGCTCTGATTTTGGATCATTTTATAGCGAAATGGGACAG GGTACATGAAGCTCATCACCTACAACGTCTTGGGAGACGGGGCACAGTGCAAGCTCTGTTCCTTTCAAGTATGCATGATCCTTCACCAtcagaaataaacaaagaacTATTGAAGCACCCATATTTAAGATGGCACGTTTCATCaccatcatga